TCCTGGTGGCGATCCACCACCGGGCAATCAGTGGCACGGCGATGTCGGACATCGAGGACAAGATCGTCAAGTGGCTCGACGAGGGGTTCATCCCCGGCTACCGGAGCAACTTCTCCGACTACGCCCACGGCAAGAAACCGAAGAAGTGACCGACAGGCCGACCCATCCCCCCGGCCGACTGCAACTCGCGGTCGTCGGTGCGGCCTCTTGTGACGGTTCGCTCGAAGCGCTCGCTCGCCGCGTCGGTCGCGACGTGGCCGCAGCCGGGGCGGTGCTGCTCTGCGGCGGCCGCGGCGGGGTGATGGCCGCGGCGAGCGCCGGAGCGCGTGAGGCCGGCGGGCTCGTCGTCGGCCTGCTGCCGGGCGCCGACGCCACGGCCACGCCGCCGAACCCGCACCTCGACGTGACGCTCTTCACCGGCCTCGGGCAGGCGCGCAACGTCGTGCTGACGCTCTCGGCGCACGCCGTGCTGGCGATCGGCGGCGGCTGGGGGACGCTCTCGGAGATCGCCATGGCGCTCAAGCAGCGCATCCCGGTCGTGCTGCTCGAGAGCTGGGACCTGGTGCGTCCGGACGGCTTGGTCGACCCGCTCCTGCGGCAGGCGACCTCACCCCACGATGCGGTCGAGATGGCGGTGCGGATGGGAGAGCTGCGAAGGGAGGGACGAACGTGAGCAACCCGAAAGAACCAGCGGCCGCCGCGACGACGGCGGCCGAGACGGCCCGCCGCGAGCCGGCCATCCGCGTGATCCTGATGCCGAAGGACACCAACGCCCTCGGCACGATCTTCGGCGGCGTGATCCTCTCCTACATCGACCTCG
This genomic window from Holophagales bacterium contains:
- a CDS encoding TIGR00725 family protein, which encodes MQLAVVGAASCDGSLEALARRVGRDVAAAGAVLLCGGRGGVMAAASAGAREAGGLVVGLLPGADATATPPNPHLDVTLFTGLGQARNVVLTLSAHAVLAIGGGWGTLSEIAMALKQRIPVVLLESWDLVRPDGLVDPLLRQATSPHDAVEMAVRMGELRREGRT